A genomic segment from Methanolobus zinderi encodes:
- the trxA gene encoding thioredoxin has translation MDELESIRQRKMEELQKSLQGRQFPASPITLTDNDLDQSVSKYPLVVVDCWAQWCGPCRMLSPVIDELASELQGKVVFGKLNVDENKMTAVKFGITSIPAMLVFREGKLVDQIIGAVPKQSIMEKLQPYM, from the coding sequence ATGGACGAATTAGAATCTATCAGACAACGGAAAATGGAAGAGTTACAAAAATCCCTTCAGGGCCGTCAGTTCCCTGCATCCCCTATAACACTGACAGACAATGATCTCGATCAGTCCGTATCTAAATACCCGCTTGTGGTTGTGGACTGCTGGGCACAGTGGTGTGGTCCGTGTCGTATGCTCTCACCTGTGATCGATGAACTTGCCTCAGAACTTCAGGGTAAGGTTGTTTTTGGCAAACTAAATGTGGATGAGAACAAAATGACTGCTGTAAAGTTCGGAATAACCAGCATACCTGCGATGCTTGTGTTCAGGGAAGGAAAACTTGTTGACCAGATAATAGGTGCGGTTCCGAAACAGAGTATAATGGAGAAACTTCAACCCTACATGTGA
- a CDS encoding 4Fe-4S binding protein, whose product MAKKSDKDYLKEKGFLSQRQDDYFSMRLHTAGGNVSSDYLRAVADAADSYGEGYAHITSRQGIEIPFVHLDNTEDASNNMNSSGIGPGASGKKIRAVVACQGNRVCKRGLIDCQDICEKIDEEYFAEPVPYKFKIAVTGCPASCLKVQENDFGIMGFVEPVFVGENCIMCRLCENACEMSAIKIENETLHLDMNKCVACGRCVEACRKDAMQIKDQGYTIFVGGKVGKRPRMGDELLRTGNEETVFDILEKTLDFYRVNALDGERLGDVIDRCGMGHFREKVE is encoded by the coding sequence ATGGCAAAAAAATCCGATAAAGATTATTTAAAAGAAAAAGGTTTCCTTTCCCAGAGACAGGATGATTATTTCTCCATGCGTCTGCACACTGCAGGCGGAAATGTCAGTTCTGATTATCTGAGGGCAGTTGCGGATGCAGCTGACAGCTATGGTGAAGGTTATGCACACATAACTTCACGTCAGGGAATCGAAATACCGTTTGTTCATCTGGATAACACAGAAGATGCCAGTAATAATATGAACTCCTCGGGAATCGGTCCGGGTGCATCAGGAAAAAAGATAAGGGCTGTTGTTGCATGCCAGGGTAACAGGGTATGCAAACGTGGTCTGATTGACTGCCAGGATATCTGCGAAAAAATAGACGAGGAATACTTTGCAGAACCTGTTCCCTATAAGTTCAAGATAGCAGTAACAGGCTGTCCTGCGTCATGTCTTAAAGTTCAGGAAAATGACTTTGGTATCATGGGTTTTGTAGAACCTGTCTTTGTGGGGGAGAATTGTATAATGTGCAGGCTATGCGAAAATGCCTGTGAGATGTCTGCCATAAAGATTGAAAACGAAACCCTGCATCTTGATATGAATAAATGTGTTGCATGCGGACGATGTGTAGAAGCCTGTCGCAAGGATGCCATGCAGATAAAAGACCAGGGCTACACGATATTTGTCGGGGGCAAGGTAGGTAAAAGACCACGCATGGGTGATGAGCTTCTCAGGACAGGCAATGAGGAAACAGTATTCGATATTCTTGAAAAAACACTTGATTTCTATCGCGTGAACGCACTTGATGGAGAAAGACTGGGTGACGTCATTGATCGCTGTGGCATGGGTCATTTCAGGGAAAAGGTGGAGTAA
- a CDS encoding heavy-metal-associated domain-containing protein, translating to MTEDTIRIEGMACGHCQATVDKAIKSVNGVQDVNVDLENKQATVTYDPATASLDEIKSAVSNAGYTVVE from the coding sequence ATGACAGAAGATACGATTAGAATAGAAGGAATGGCATGCGGACACTGTCAGGCTACAGTAGACAAGGCAATAAAGTCTGTGAACGGTGTACAGGATGTAAATGTAGATCTTGAGAATAAACAGGCTACAGTTACGTATGATCCTGCAACTGCCAGTCTTGATGAGATTAAATCAGCTGTTTCAAATGCGGGATATACAGTAGTTGAATAA
- a CDS encoding DUF166 domain-containing protein — MSTIGVITRGKYGKRLIETILSKTELDVVSAALPEQLPEFIDEPEEFLENIDLDESVFKSDILISYSLHPDVTAGIAHLAGKAGVKSLIVPGGAAKAPVHELEQIAKKYGMHIEIEEICCTLSDNPAISDFTSKLARPELEVKTENGRISAVNVIRGAPCGSTWHMAEKLIGTKVEEAPSKAGLLIQQYPCRAVRGIQGGIHRSADIHKETIEKALELQKTKKS, encoded by the coding sequence ATGAGCACAATCGGAGTCATTACAAGAGGAAAGTACGGTAAAAGGCTTATCGAAACAATTCTTTCAAAAACAGAACTTGATGTTGTTTCCGCAGCTCTTCCTGAACAGCTTCCTGAGTTTATCGACGAACCCGAAGAATTTCTTGAGAACATAGACCTGGATGAGTCCGTATTCAAATCCGATATTCTGATAAGCTATTCCCTGCATCCTGACGTTACCGCTGGTATCGCGCACCTGGCAGGAAAGGCAGGTGTAAAATCACTTATTGTTCCGGGAGGAGCCGCAAAGGCTCCTGTGCATGAGCTTGAGCAGATAGCAAAAAAGTACGGAATGCATATCGAGATTGAGGAGATCTGCTGTACGCTCTCTGACAATCCAGCCATTTCGGATTTCACCTCAAAGCTTGCAAGACCCGAACTTGAAGTTAAGACTGAGAACGGCAGGATATCCGCCGTTAATGTCATAAGAGGTGCACCATGCGGAAGCACCTGGCATATGGCTGAAAAACTGATAGGTACAAAGGTTGAGGAAGCTCCCTCAAAGGCGGGACTGCTGATCCAGCAGTATCCCTGCAGGGCTGTAAGAGGTATTCAGGGCGGGATCCACAGGTCTGCCGATATACACAAAGAGACCATTGAAAAAGCTCTTGAGCTACAAAAGACTAAAAAATCCTGA
- the polX gene encoding DNA polymerase/3'-5' exonuclease PolX has translation MNNFEVAAFFKKMASLLEFRGENPFRIKAYEKAARNIKSLDEELSAYYDQKGRVPKIPGVGQATKEKVAEILDTGTFREYEETVADIPPGILDILDIPGIGPKTAKLFYERLDVTSVDDLVKAAEQHRIRRLPRMGPGKEENILRSVQRYLENSERKRTPLATAVPIVELIREELNACPCIKELIDAGSLRRRKDTLGDINLLALSDNPEETLDCFANLSDITEVIDKNNDFCSVVYRGEVRIDLRIVPEESFGSFLQYYTGSKKHNRHLQYLALQRGYILNEYGFTNTEADDTIRCEEEKQVYDFLGIDYPVPELREDRGEIEAGMQNRLPELIEIGDIKGDLHVHSTWSDGKNTIEELALDARERGYEYIAITDHSPSTAIANGLSDKRLMEHAREVEKADENIDGIRILSGTECDIRSNGKLDYSNRLLENLDIVIAAVHAGLEQQEKTMTKRMVAALEDEHVDILAHPTGRKFGKRGAYDFDLEKVFQTALDNDKILEINSSPKRLDLNDTHARIAKEMGIKVAINTDTHRLDNFNNIRYGVDVARRAWLEPKDVVNTRKLKDIESLLGI, from the coding sequence ATGAATAATTTTGAGGTCGCTGCATTCTTCAAAAAAATGGCCTCATTACTGGAGTTCAGGGGAGAGAATCCCTTCAGGATAAAAGCCTACGAAAAAGCTGCAAGGAATATCAAATCACTTGATGAGGAACTCAGTGCCTATTATGACCAAAAAGGCCGTGTCCCGAAAATACCCGGCGTGGGACAGGCAACTAAAGAAAAGGTAGCCGAAATACTGGATACAGGCACCTTCAGAGAATACGAAGAAACTGTGGCAGATATCCCTCCGGGCATACTTGATATTCTGGACATCCCCGGTATCGGTCCGAAAACTGCAAAGCTGTTCTATGAAAGACTTGATGTCACATCCGTTGATGATCTTGTGAAAGCTGCAGAGCAACACCGCATCCGCAGACTGCCACGTATGGGACCCGGCAAAGAAGAAAATATCCTGCGATCCGTGCAACGCTATCTTGAAAACAGTGAAAGGAAAAGAACACCACTTGCAACCGCAGTCCCCATTGTGGAGCTGATCAGAGAAGAGCTGAATGCATGCCCCTGTATTAAAGAGCTTATTGACGCAGGAAGTCTCAGAAGAAGAAAGGACACGTTGGGAGATATCAACCTGCTTGCACTCTCTGATAATCCTGAAGAAACGCTTGACTGTTTTGCAAACCTGAGTGATATAACAGAAGTGATCGATAAGAATAATGATTTCTGCTCTGTTGTTTACAGGGGAGAAGTAAGGATCGACCTGCGTATAGTACCGGAGGAATCATTTGGTTCATTCCTGCAATATTACACAGGCTCGAAGAAACATAACAGACACCTCCAGTACCTTGCACTCCAGAGAGGCTACATTCTGAATGAATACGGTTTCACCAATACAGAAGCAGATGACACTATCAGATGTGAGGAGGAAAAACAGGTATACGATTTTCTGGGAATTGATTATCCTGTACCGGAACTTCGGGAGGACAGAGGAGAGATCGAGGCAGGCATGCAAAACAGGCTGCCTGAACTTATAGAGATAGGAGACATTAAAGGAGATCTTCATGTCCACTCAACCTGGAGCGATGGGAAAAATACTATTGAAGAGCTTGCCCTGGATGCCCGTGAGAGAGGATACGAATATATTGCAATTACAGACCATTCTCCATCCACGGCAATAGCCAACGGACTCTCCGATAAGAGACTCATGGAGCATGCAAGAGAGGTTGAGAAGGCCGATGAGAATATAGATGGTATAAGAATCCTTTCCGGTACGGAATGTGATATCAGATCCAACGGTAAACTTGATTACAGCAACCGCTTGCTTGAAAATCTCGATATTGTCATAGCCGCCGTGCATGCAGGTCTCGAGCAGCAGGAAAAAACAATGACAAAGCGCATGGTTGCGGCCCTTGAGGACGAACACGTGGATATTCTTGCCCATCCCACAGGCAGGAAGTTCGGGAAAAGGGGAGCCTATGATTTTGACCTGGAAAAAGTGTTCCAGACTGCCCTTGATAATGATAAGATACTTGAGATTAATTCATCCCCAAAGCGCCTTGACCTGAACGATACCCATGCAAGAATAGCAAAGGAAATGGGAATCAAAGTGGCTATCAACACTGACACGCACAGGCTTGATAACTTTAATAATATCAGATATGGGGTGGATGTGGCACGTCGCGCATGGCTTGAACCCAAAGATGTTGTGAATACCAGGAAACTGAAAGATATAGAATCCCTGCTTGGCATTTAG
- a CDS encoding restriction endonuclease — MQSWSVAQLQETDPYEFEKLLAQLFRNMGYLVEETQLSRDRGIDLIIRIDHFGLTHTWIVQAKRYTDSVGVKAIREYSSLRHRDRVDGVIIVTTSHFTKEAQEEAAEHNVKLIDGNLLAGMLNHYLPSGNTADQSAGVPGEDDRKPESSTVLRIGEEIISREIVSLEKERYTMVISNKNIFFKKETNGLLSKKESVELRILLKDLIGIHVEKQHLFLIAGRKDLTVYPLSGKSKDKIAEILENLRPEYIRGEHLILSSRKSSSMTILTNKRLVLLEIGDSITKEIMLSKIVEMEVEGGFLKRDRLMISESSAGMNKHYLEVDDIHRWKEEIEQNVKVN, encoded by the coding sequence ATGCAGAGCTGGTCGGTTGCACAACTTCAGGAGACGGACCCCTATGAGTTCGAGAAGCTCCTTGCACAGCTTTTCAGAAACATGGGATATCTCGTAGAGGAAACCCAGCTATCGCGGGACAGAGGAATAGACCTTATCATAAGAATCGATCACTTCGGACTCACCCATACATGGATAGTACAGGCCAAAAGATATACGGACTCCGTGGGTGTAAAGGCAATCCGGGAATACAGCAGCCTGAGACACCGTGATCGAGTAGACGGTGTAATCATTGTCACGACATCACATTTTACAAAGGAAGCGCAGGAAGAAGCTGCAGAGCACAATGTAAAGCTCATCGACGGCAACCTGCTTGCCGGAATGCTGAACCATTACCTGCCATCAGGAAATACTGCCGATCAATCTGCCGGAGTTCCGGGAGAGGATGACAGGAAGCCGGAAAGCTCAACTGTTCTGCGGATAGGAGAGGAAATAATTTCCAGAGAAATTGTGAGCCTTGAAAAAGAAAGATATACAATGGTTATCAGCAACAAGAACATTTTTTTCAAAAAAGAGACAAACGGCCTGTTGTCTAAAAAGGAAAGTGTCGAGCTCCGCATCCTGTTGAAAGACCTGATAGGTATCCACGTTGAAAAACAACATCTATTCCTTATAGCAGGCCGAAAGGACCTGACAGTGTACCCGCTATCGGGTAAAAGTAAAGATAAGATAGCCGAAATTCTCGAGAACCTGAGACCGGAATATATCAGGGGAGAACATCTTATCCTGTCATCCAGGAAGAGCTCTTCCATGACGATCCTGACAAACAAAAGACTGGTGCTGCTTGAGATAGGGGATAGCATTACAAAAGAGATTATGCTCTCAAAGATCGTAGAAATGGAAGTTGAGGGAGGTTTCCTTAAAAGAGACAGACTGATGATCTCTGAATCTTCAGCTGGTATGAACAAACATTACCTTGAAGTTGATGATATCCACAGATGGAAAGAAGAGATCGAACAGAATGTGAAGGTGAATTGA
- a CDS encoding radical SAM protein has protein sequence MKAETKAQLISIGSVNMDPSLIHRLTIPTAGPGAGNVAFFFNSEGHRVRLAVREKSPLKAEMEDGELVIRKGDVEIARGNIEEELIHCPEQAFITMCEKCVFDCKFCPVPKLEGKVKSMDEMLEMIGDVSRTGKMHAISITSGVEISAEKEVDRAVELIRKLRKTYSVPIGVSVYPTEDSTRRLKDAGADELKYNVETMDRPLHEKLCPDQDLESLLDSLRQGVEIFGKNKVCSNFIIGLGESDESAKKGIEELVSIGVVPILRAAAQHPLRKEEVTVERPSAERLLMLNHFLREKLDEYGLRADSFKTMCLPCTGCDINPHSDLE, from the coding sequence ATGAAAGCAGAAACAAAAGCTCAACTCATATCCATAGGTTCCGTGAACATGGACCCATCCCTCATACACCGGCTGACCATTCCTACCGCAGGTCCCGGGGCAGGCAATGTTGCTTTCTTTTTTAATTCAGAAGGCCACCGTGTACGTCTGGCTGTCAGGGAAAAATCCCCGCTTAAAGCTGAAATGGAAGACGGCGAGCTGGTGATCAGAAAAGGCGATGTTGAGATTGCAAGAGGCAATATTGAAGAGGAACTTATCCATTGCCCGGAACAGGCTTTCATAACCATGTGCGAGAAGTGTGTTTTTGACTGCAAGTTCTGCCCGGTTCCAAAGCTTGAAGGTAAGGTCAAAAGCATGGACGAAATGCTTGAAATGATAGGGGATGTCAGCAGAACAGGAAAGATGCATGCAATTTCTATCACATCAGGCGTTGAGATATCTGCCGAGAAGGAAGTTGACAGAGCTGTGGAGCTAATCCGAAAGCTCAGGAAGACCTATTCAGTGCCAATTGGCGTATCTGTCTACCCCACCGAGGATTCCACTCGCAGGCTAAAAGATGCAGGTGCCGATGAGCTCAAATATAATGTGGAGACCATGGACCGTCCACTTCACGAAAAGCTCTGTCCTGATCAGGACCTTGAATCCCTTCTTGATTCACTCAGACAGGGTGTCGAGATTTTCGGGAAAAATAAGGTCTGCTCCAATTTCATAATCGGTCTTGGCGAATCAGACGAATCCGCAAAAAAAGGCATTGAAGAGCTGGTATCTATTGGAGTTGTCCCGATACTCAGAGCTGCGGCACAACATCCCTTGCGCAAGGAAGAGGTGACAGTCGAGCGTCCCTCTGCTGAGAGACTGCTTATGCTCAATCATTTTCTCCGGGAAAAACTGGATGAATACGGACTTCGCGCCGATTCTTTCAAAACCATGTGCCTGCCGTGTACCGGCTGTGATATTAATCCGCATTCGGATCTCGAATAA
- a CDS encoding GNAT family N-acetyltransferase, protein MIIETEEFTLRPWEENDAEGLAFIANNRKISCYLRDGFPHPYTMDDAKGFIYLARQSEVNFTGFAIEVDGILAGSIGAYPKEDVHRKSMEIGYFLGEDYWGKGIMSDIIKCMLQYIFENFDIVRVYAEPFASNIPSRRVLEKAGFRLEGVLKNSIIKDDVVQDSCIYAILKDEFEEKYSNPCPTRSKA, encoded by the coding sequence ATGATAATAGAGACAGAAGAGTTCACACTAAGACCCTGGGAAGAGAATGATGCCGAAGGGCTTGCTTTTATCGCGAACAACAGAAAGATATCCTGTTATCTGAGGGATGGTTTTCCCCATCCATATACTATGGATGATGCAAAAGGATTCATCTACCTTGCCAGACAGTCTGAGGTGAACTTTACCGGTTTTGCCATCGAAGTTGACGGAATTCTTGCAGGAAGCATCGGAGCATATCCGAAAGAGGATGTACACCGCAAGAGCATGGAGATCGGCTATTTTCTGGGAGAGGATTACTGGGGAAAGGGCATAATGTCAGACATTATCAAATGTATGCTACAATATATTTTTGAGAACTTCGATATTGTCAGGGTCTATGCGGAGCCCTTTGCCAGCAATATCCCTTCAAGAAGGGTGCTCGAGAAAGCGGGATTCAGGCTTGAAGGTGTGCTGAAGAACAGCATCATCAAGGATGATGTGGTGCAGGATAGTTGCATATATGCAATACTCAAAGATGAGTTTGAAGAAAAATACAGCAACCCATGCCCGACCAGAAGTAAGGCATAA
- a CDS encoding heavy metal translocating P-type ATPase, with the protein MQTKIKVYGMTCMHCHKRVTDAISAITGVSSVEVDLEDESAEVEFDPDKTDLEEIKQAVIDAGYEVGEEEKACPLPFETEQEACKIIPDEELEETTEAEPGHVEDIVFRVSGMTCASCAQNVEKILKKQAGVVSASVNLPMSKAAISYEPASISRDEMEEAIESIGYHVVHDRTTLDVGGMTCASCAMNVEKVLKRQKGVISASVNVSTAKARVEYNSSLISVEDMIAAIEGIGYSASLPVGREETEDRERKEREEEIRNQRNNLIISALIAVPIMLGSMKEGFPGLLWFVPDFLTNQYLLFLLATIVIIFPGRQFFVGTYRGLKHGVTDMNLLIATGTGAAYVISVAATFLDLGPGYEHLYYDTAVMLITFIVLGRYLEARAKGRTSESIKKLIGLQAKTARIIVGNEEKEVPVEDVEVGDIVFVRPGEKVPVDGVVIEGSSAVDESMITGESIPVEKKKNDEVIGSTLNKSGAMKFRATNVGADTALARIIELVENAQNSKAPIQRIADVVAGHFILVVHVLALLAFFFWYFVGFEAYNVPVNSGLLSPFLFALLISITVLVISCPCAVGLATPAAIMVGTGKGAENGILIKGGEALERTLKVDTIVFDKTGTLTKGEPELTDVISLADVEEDRILAIAAGAEKGSEHPLGEAIVRGAEERNVDIANAEEFKSIAGRGIEASVEDSRILLGTRKLMEDNNIDISAAEKKMEDLEAQGKTAMIAASGDRVIGLVAVADTLKENSKEAVEKIRDMGIEVVMITGDNHRTADAIANSIGIERVLAEVLPEDKAAEILKLQDEGRIVAMVGDGINDAPALTQSDIGIAMGAGTDVAMESAQIVLIKNDLRDVLAAIRLSRLTMSKIKQNLFWAFGYNSIGIPIAAGLFYPFVHTILITPALAAAFMAMSSISVTTNSLLMKRKSIK; encoded by the coding sequence ATGCAGACAAAGATCAAAGTTTATGGCATGACATGCATGCACTGCCATAAACGTGTGACAGATGCAATCTCTGCCATAACGGGTGTATCCTCGGTAGAAGTTGATCTTGAGGATGAAAGTGCTGAAGTTGAGTTCGATCCGGATAAGACAGACCTCGAAGAGATAAAGCAGGCTGTTATCGATGCAGGATATGAGGTTGGGGAAGAAGAAAAAGCATGCCCTCTGCCTTTTGAAACCGAGCAGGAAGCCTGCAAAATAATTCCTGATGAGGAACTGGAAGAAACAACTGAGGCAGAACCCGGTCATGTGGAGGATATTGTCTTCAGGGTCTCTGGAATGACATGCGCATCCTGTGCGCAGAACGTAGAGAAAATCCTGAAAAAACAGGCAGGTGTGGTCTCGGCCAGTGTGAACCTGCCAATGTCAAAGGCTGCAATCAGCTATGAGCCTGCTAGTATCAGCCGCGATGAAATGGAGGAAGCCATCGAATCCATTGGCTATCATGTGGTGCACGACAGAACCACACTCGATGTGGGTGGCATGACATGTGCATCCTGTGCCATGAATGTCGAGAAAGTGCTCAAGAGACAGAAAGGAGTGATCTCCGCAAGCGTTAACGTGTCCACGGCAAAGGCGCGTGTTGAGTATAACTCATCCCTGATATCCGTTGAGGACATGATAGCAGCAATCGAGGGGATCGGCTATTCTGCTTCCCTGCCCGTCGGCAGAGAGGAGACAGAGGACAGGGAAAGGAAGGAGAGAGAAGAAGAGATACGCAATCAGAGAAACAATCTCATTATCTCTGCACTTATTGCAGTTCCCATAATGCTGGGAAGCATGAAGGAAGGTTTTCCGGGTCTGCTATGGTTTGTGCCTGATTTTCTCACGAATCAGTACCTGCTCTTCCTTCTGGCAACAATTGTGATAATTTTCCCGGGAAGACAGTTTTTCGTCGGCACCTATCGTGGGCTCAAGCATGGTGTGACCGATATGAACCTGCTGATAGCCACAGGAACAGGAGCAGCTTATGTCATAAGTGTCGCAGCAACCTTTCTTGATCTGGGACCGGGCTATGAGCATCTGTACTACGACACGGCAGTAATGCTTATCACATTCATCGTACTGGGAAGATATCTGGAAGCACGTGCAAAGGGCAGGACATCTGAATCCATCAAGAAGCTCATCGGCCTGCAGGCAAAGACAGCACGCATTATCGTGGGCAATGAGGAAAAGGAAGTCCCGGTGGAGGATGTTGAAGTAGGAGATATCGTCTTTGTCAGACCCGGCGAAAAAGTACCTGTGGATGGTGTGGTGATTGAAGGCTCATCTGCTGTTGACGAGTCCATGATAACCGGTGAAAGCATACCGGTGGAGAAGAAAAAGAACGACGAGGTTATCGGTTCAACCCTAAACAAAAGCGGAGCCATGAAGTTCAGGGCAACCAACGTAGGTGCTGATACCGCACTTGCCAGGATAATCGAGCTTGTTGAGAATGCCCAGAACTCCAAGGCACCCATACAGAGGATTGCGGATGTTGTTGCAGGTCATTTCATCCTTGTAGTACATGTACTTGCACTGCTTGCATTCTTCTTCTGGTACTTCGTAGGATTCGAGGCATACAACGTCCCGGTCAATTCTGGATTGCTCAGTCCGTTCCTTTTTGCGCTGCTAATATCTATTACCGTGCTTGTGATATCATGCCCTTGTGCCGTGGGACTTGCAACACCCGCAGCCATCATGGTAGGTACAGGTAAGGGTGCCGAGAACGGTATACTCATCAAGGGCGGAGAAGCACTTGAGAGAACGTTGAAAGTGGATACTATAGTCTTCGATAAGACCGGGACTCTGACAAAGGGAGAGCCCGAACTTACCGATGTGATCTCCCTTGCGGACGTTGAAGAAGACAGGATACTTGCAATTGCTGCAGGTGCCGAGAAGGGATCCGAGCATCCTCTCGGAGAAGCCATTGTCAGGGGTGCCGAAGAAAGGAATGTTGATATCGCTAATGCAGAGGAATTCAAATCAATCGCAGGCAGAGGCATAGAAGCAAGTGTGGAAGATAGCAGGATACTGCTTGGAACACGCAAGCTCATGGAAGACAATAATATTGACATCTCAGCCGCAGAAAAGAAAATGGAAGATCTGGAGGCACAGGGTAAGACAGCAATGATAGCTGCGAGCGGTGACAGGGTCATAGGTCTTGTTGCGGTTGCGGATACCCTGAAAGAGAACTCAAAAGAGGCTGTGGAAAAAATACGTGATATGGGTATTGAAGTGGTTATGATCACAGGTGACAACCACAGGACAGCCGATGCCATCGCAAATAGTATCGGTATTGAGAGAGTCCTGGCGGAAGTACTGCCCGAGGACAAGGCTGCCGAGATCCTCAAACTGCAGGATGAAGGTCGCATTGTTGCAATGGTAGGCGACGGTATCAATGACGCACCAGCACTTACACAGTCAGATATCGGTATAGCCATGGGAGCGGGCACTGATGTTGCAATGGAATCCGCACAGATCGTACTGATCAAGAACGATCTTCGTGACGTCCTGGCTGCGATCAGGCTCAGCAGACTGACCATGAGCAAGATAAAACAAAACCTGTTCTGGGCTTTCGGCTACAATAGTATAGGAATCCCGATCGCTGCAGGATTGTTTTATCCATTCGTTCACACGATACTGATCACACCCGCTCTTGCTGCGGCATTCATGGCTATGAGTTCCATATCGGTTACCACGAACTCTCTGCTGATGAAGAGGAAGAGTATCAAGTAA
- a CDS encoding methanogenesis marker 14 protein — translation MKPRIAESPSVRLLDLKSKAYFIVASVEVGNTTTKCILTATNLEDGKTRLVTKTVSMTRDVRPPKEGEEVFGRTLTGVELTRQSVAELVRDTLIGAVKKANLDIKEDIHFVVRSTGVVAGFDTPDEVGEFIKALAEGCLMAGVPPNRMTPPMALANIPAKFRKHSKLENVVFDGAVASVTPPTGATGVEIVANEMEGELATAGIKEGAKWVDVDFRNPCISMDFGTTLDGRVIGPELPYAKTIGNFCGYAGAIPDAIIQGTALVDSKKGTALDVSDNVSLGSLTLMLKGKTIREYADRINEYILIEKVPRGRKRYGSVPVNSEAADEIGVVLIGCDVGDNGSDMNKLSEIGAEIYEKHDLKLLFAVIDEVMAKVVQRLVKVAQDEGLVFEDTAIGVTGRAGITGNKPKLILKYLHELGINSNIEENVVFVDDGLARGAAVMARCMNSLGTTFNPLGGHRGGKCILGQRMKLQNK, via the coding sequence ATGAAACCCAGGATTGCAGAAAGTCCGTCCGTCCGTTTATTGGATCTTAAATCAAAAGCTTATTTCATAGTCGCTTCTGTGGAAGTAGGTAACACCACCACCAAATGTATTCTGACCGCCACGAATCTGGAGGACGGAAAAACAAGACTCGTAACAAAGACCGTCAGCATGACCAGGGATGTTCGTCCGCCCAAGGAAGGAGAAGAAGTATTCGGCAGGACGCTCACAGGTGTTGAGCTTACAAGACAATCGGTGGCCGAACTTGTAAGGGATACGCTGATAGGCGCAGTCAAAAAGGCAAATCTTGATATCAAGGAAGACATACACTTTGTTGTCCGCTCCACCGGAGTTGTTGCGGGTTTTGATACTCCGGATGAGGTGGGTGAGTTCATAAAGGCGCTGGCAGAAGGATGTCTTATGGCTGGTGTGCCTCCAAACCGCATGACTCCTCCTATGGCACTCGCCAATATCCCTGCAAAGTTCCGCAAACACAGCAAACTTGAAAATGTCGTCTTCGATGGCGCCGTGGCAAGTGTAACACCACCTACAGGCGCCACTGGTGTGGAGATCGTTGCCAATGAGATGGAAGGAGAGCTTGCAACAGCCGGTATCAAGGAAGGTGCCAAATGGGTTGATGTGGATTTCCGTAATCCCTGTATCTCAATGGACTTCGGTACGACCCTGGATGGCAGGGTAATAGGCCCGGAACTCCCTTACGCAAAGACTATAGGAAACTTCTGTGGTTATGCCGGAGCAATTCCCGATGCGATCATACAGGGGACCGCCCTGGTTGATTCAAAGAAGGGTACTGCACTTGATGTGTCTGATAATGTATCACTTGGCTCCCTGACACTCATGCTAAAGGGTAAGACCATCAGGGAATATGCTGACCGTATAAACGAATACATCCTGATCGAAAAAGTTCCCAGAGGTCGCAAAAGATACGGTAGTGTTCCTGTCAACTCTGAAGCTGCAGATGAGATCGGTGTTGTGCTTATCGGCTGTGATGTGGGAGACAATGGCTCTGACATGAACAAACTATCCGAGATCGGAGCCGAGATCTATGAGAAACATGACCTGAAATTACTCTTTGCAGTTATCGATGAGGTCATGGCAAAGGTTGTGCAGCGTCTTGTAAAGGTAGCACAGGATGAGGGTCTGGTATTTGAGGATACTGCCATAGGTGTTACCGGGAGGGCCGGGATAACGGGTAATAAGCCAAAACTGATCCTGAAATACCTGCACGAACTGGGCATCAACAGCAACATCGAGGAGAATGTGGTTTTTGTTGACGACGGTCTTGCCCGTGGCGCTGCTGTCATGGCAAGGTGCATGAATTCCCTTGGTACCACGTTCAATCCGCTTGGTGGCCACAGGGGAGGAAAATGTATACTCGGACAGAGGATGAAGTTACAGAATAAGTGA